One segment of Archocentrus centrarchus isolate MPI-CPG fArcCen1 unplaced genomic scaffold, fArcCen1 scaffold_54_ctg1, whole genome shotgun sequence DNA contains the following:
- the LOC115777457 gene encoding uncharacterized protein LOC115777457 produces MKTTTAAVNRPPLAPDGPNGANPHTHVNHNVTNAAQQDPGLHSQDPGSSAYPQHPIFARPVFYVNGPPLPPFLHYQWPTPLSYNPFAGFLGMGYGMVMPPFPPPPFPPPPYLESPVYLVPHPQVQPVRLLHPQAHGPGAPLQNLNQTRRTHLAHTTSVRETVNSEVQTEPPHRGVGGYDEGCPLVSSDSWCATASTSPSSLSSSSQKQGSAEVETYTVVSTDAKEQANRPGTNTVKHGANMIHPVGMNDVQLAGKATQKMQTCQDNIVQEPNMWLVSSQDGMVPVCSSSQREDEVKERRISLPDILSWGGGTPQTTMKMAAKVLPQNNELPCYETEQTLNALLQSPAETKNDPVVLSSADVNTEVISSPNDGEMVSKVLRCPPALEPISLPTRDESVELTVSPYLTNGDEMLQSLNAPHNETENGSETYDDTTEITPNHVSLSRCQREMNLSFWSVESLAPYIPTKEWLQQNGIFEPEVIVEMEKTENGQSSGNDSPSVKFNKERKRSCRFSSSDSVPVSENCLIFSTPAKRRSPPKNPDLECEPEVCELKGTEKGQSMVPSEKDPSFTPLQGTILTACTDKDMDENGSSEPEANQSPNQDTLMINEHEEKSPCSRDREETCLMYSAAEDKISSTCQMTLQNSLHMEVEDDISKVEGEMKNVELCVPTADQKMAHTLPSKGNLVDCAIQCTELQQIKCFCEELKGSVGPNRRHSYKFPDMKTVNDGKAKVFCMQKHSKRNGQRRNRGQEKHNSQEEACNGNSGKPGKLKGGSGRILQY; encoded by the exons ATGAAGACAACGACAGCAGCAGTCAATAGACCCCCCCTGGCTCCTGATGGGCCAAACGGTGCAAACCCCCACACTCATGTTAACCATAACGTGACAAATGCTGCACAGCAGGATCCAGGACTACACAGCCAGGATCCAGGATCTTCAGCCTAtcctcagcaccccatctttgCTAGGCCTGTCTTTTACGTTAACGGTCCACCTCTACCCCCGTTCCTCCACTACCAGTGGCCCACGCCCTTATCTTACAATCCCTTTGCAGGCTTCCTAGGCATGG GCTATGGTATGGTCATGCCCCCATTCCCTCCTCCCCCAttccctcctcccccctacctgGAGTCTCCAGTTTACCTTGTACCGCACCCTCAGGTACAACCAGTACGCCTGCTCCACCCTCAGGCCCACGGTCCAGGTGCACCACTTCAGAATTTAAACCAGACCCGCAGAACTCACCTGGCTCATACTACATCTGTAAGAGAAACTGTGAACTCGGAGGTCCAAACAGAACCCCCACACAGAGGTGTGGGTGGCTACGATGAGGGATGCCCACTTGTCAGCTCAGATTCTTGGTGTGCAACTGCCTCAACCTCGCCATCATCTTTGAGTTCTAGTTCCCAAAAACAAGGCTCAGCTGAGGTTGAGACCTATACGGTGGTCAGTACTGATGCAAAAGAACAGGCTAATAGGCCTGGCACAAACACCGTCAAACATGGCGCTAACATGATCCATCCTGTGGGAATGAATGATGTGCAGTTAGCTGGAAAGGCAACTCAAAAAATGCAGACATGTCAGGATAATATTGTTCAGGAGCCCAATATGTGGTTAGTGAGTTCTCAGGATGGCATGGTTCCTGTGTGTAGCTCTTCTCAAAGGGAGGATGAAGTCAAAGAGAGACGCATCTCTCTTCCTGATATTCTGAGCTGGGGAGGTGGCACACCTCAGACAACAATGAAAATGGCAGCCAAAGTGCTCCCTCAGAATAATGAGCTTCCATGTTATGAAACTGAACAGACGTTAAATGCTCTACTTCAGAGTCCTGCTGAGACAAAGAATGATCCAGTAGTGCTTAGCAGTGCTGATGTCAACACTGAAGTTATCTCAAGTCCTAATGATGGAGAAATGGTCTCAAAGGTCCTCAGATGTCCTCCTGCTTTAGAACCCATTTCACTGCCCACAAGAGATGAGTCTGTGGAACTTACTGTTAGCCCTTACTTAACTAACGGAGATGAAATGCTGCAGTCGCTAAATGCACCCCACAATGAGACGGAGAATGGCAGTGAGACGTATGATGACACCACAGAGATCACACCTAACCATGTGTCTTTAAGCAGATGTCAGAGAGAGATGAACCTGTCATTTTGGTCTGTGGAGTCTCTCGCCCCTTATATTCCAACTAAGGAGTGGCTACAGCAGAATGGCATATTTGAACCTGAAGTAATTGTAGAGATGGAGAAAACTGAAAATGGACAGTCATCAGGAAATGATAGCCCCAgtgttaaatttaataaagaaagGAAGCGATCTTGCAGATTTTCCTCTTCTGACTCTGTTCCAGTGTCAGAAAACTGCCTTATTTTTAGTACCCCAGCAAAGAGACGAAGTCCTCCAAAAAACCCAGACTTGGAGTGTGAACCTGAAGTCTGTGAACTAAAAGGAACTGAAAAAGGCCAAAGCATGGTTCCTTCAGAGAAGGATCCTTCCTTCACTCCCCTGCAGGGTACAATCTTAACTGCCTGCACtgacaaagacatggatgaaaaTGGGTCTTCTGAACCAGAGGCTAACCAAAGCCCAAACCAGGATACTCTTATGATAAATGAGCATGAGGAGAAAAGCCCTTGCTCTCGTGACAGAGAGGAAACCTGTCTCATGTACTCTGCAGCAGAGGACAAAATCTCTTCCACTTGCCAAATGACTCTCCAAAATAGCCTCCACATGGAGGTGGAGGACGACATCTCTAAAGTAGAAGGTGAGATGAAAAATGTGGAACTGTGTGTTCCAACAGCTGACCAGAAAATGGCCCACACGTTGCCATCAAAGGGAAATTTAGTCGACTGCGCCATCCAGTGCACCGAGTTACAGCAAATCAAGTGTTTCTGTGAGGAGTTGAAGGGCAGCGTGGGACCAAACAGAAGACATTCTTATAAATTTCCAG ATATGAAGACGGTAAATGATGGCAAGGCTAAAGTGTTCTGCATGCAGAAACATTCGAAGAGGAATGGTCAGCGGAGGAACCGAGGTCAAG aaaaacacaacagccaGGAGGAAGCCTGCAATGGAAACAGTGGAAAACCTGGGAAGTTGAAAG GTGGGAGTGGAAGGATCCTGCAGTACTGA